Within Brachyhypopomus gauderio isolate BG-103 chromosome 4, BGAUD_0.2, whole genome shotgun sequence, the genomic segment AAGGTGGCGCTGATGCGGCATCAATATGCCACACAGTCCACCATCAACGGGGCCAGCGGGAGTGGGTAACTATAGAAACGGGCACGCGCCGCAGGACGGCTAAGCTAAACAAGCTGCGGCCTCGCACATCTTGTCAAACGTTCACATCTTGAAAGGTTAAAAGTGTGATAAAGTCAGTCGCATAATCACAGCGGGTTCTGATTACACTGGCCTCGCCAGCCTACCATGATATTTGAAGGATTAGACTCTTAGTTAGCCGCCGAGCTAACACGAGCTAACGCCGCCTCTGTCGCCGCTGGCTGCCGCGAGCTGCCGTGAGCTGCCGTGTCTTCATGGCCCGAGAGGCGGAGGAGGTGTCGGCGTCGCTCGTCCGGGAGTACCTCAGTCGGAAGGTGGGTGGCGGGCCAATAACTACACTTATATGAACGTTAGCTTGCCGTCTGGCTGATGGGTCATGCAGGGAAAGACTCggtaggtgttggtgtggtgacaTTAGCATGGGAAGCTACGTTTGGGATATAACACGGTATACCGCATTAAACTCGCGCTGATGCTTCCACACTTATCTTCTCCTTAAGACTGTCTGAACGTTTAACGTTAACGCCGGCGGTGTGTGGACGTGATTTTCAGGGTCTGAGGAAAACGATTGCTTGTTTGGACGAGGAGCTGCCACGAACCAACTTCAGCATCAACAACAGGTCGGATCTGCGCAGAGTTCTTCACTTGGAAATTCTGTACAAGAGGAATAAGGTAAGAGCCGAGCCACTGATCATTTGGGCGGTGTTGTAGGTAACAGCATGGGCGTAGCAGCAAAttccctgtacactctcaatgtcagtgggcccctttACATGCCAGTAAACGAgacacatgagcaaaatgggcccctctccctactcgggccctgggtagtcaggtctaCTTTCCCCCCCACTACCATGCCCATGTGTAAAAGAACGCCCATGTGTCTGCTTAGTCTGAAGAACAGCCTCTGAAATCCATGCTGGAGATGATGGTGAAGGAGCGAATGAGAAAGTGTGGAGATGCTAAGACACGAGACCTGGAGGACAGACTGACATTTTCAGCTGAGCAAGAATCGCTGATCCCAGATTCACCCTCTGCCAACGACACCACCTGTGTGAGAAGACACAGAGATGTTGCAGATGTGCACAGAATCAACTTAAGGTGGTAGCATTCAGCATGTACAGTGTACTTGCCTTGGTAGGAACCGTAACTACTCATTCAGAATAACAAGTGGAGCCTTGCAGTCAGCACTAAACATCAGTGTGAAACCACTAATCATAAGAAAACAGTGACTTAAAGTGTTTATTTGATCATAACTATCTGATGCTGTTTGAGTTAACTCGGTGCTAATCAACATTCTTTACAGTGGATCAGAGAGCGGTTTCACAGCCCAGCTAAAAGCATCTCCTGCCAAAGAGCCTCGATCACCCAAGACCTCCAGCAGTGTCCTCCtttcagagacagagagaagcgcATGTCCCTCCTCCAGCCAGGGCGGCGTCTCTCCGTCAGTCAGGGTGGGGCTGGGTGTGGACCGGAGCCAGGACGGCCAGGGGACAAGAAGCAGAAGGCTGAGGAGAGACATCCTGTCAGGGCCTGTCACTGCCTCCACCCAGGTGTGTCATTGCCTCCACACAGGTGTGTCATTGCCTCCACCCAGGTGTGTCAGTGCCTCCACCCAGGTGTGTCAGTGCCTCCACCCAGGTGTGTCACTGCCTCCACCCAGGTGTGTCACTGCCTCCACCCAGGTGTGTCACTGCCTCCACCCAGGTGTGTCACTGCCTCCACCCACGTGTGTCCCTACTGCAGGCCTCACACCATTAGCCCTTTATTCTGCTAAACTGTCCATAGGGTGTTAAAGTGCTGCATCAACTTAGACTCTGTGTCATTTCAAATTCTGGCAAAACATCCTCCTGGTTAGCTTCATATTCATAGTTGCATAGTTCTGTTAAAATAAGGATACATGTGGTTTGATTTCATAGGAAACTAGTAGGGGTCGCTGTGCCAGGAAGCCTCCAGGTTCTTACTCTCTTCTAGCCAAGTCTGAGTGTGATTCAGACGGTGTGACCCGGTTGAGCCAAAGTGTCAGTGTGGATGTTGGACACACTGAGTCTGCCAGGACTGTCCCTTCGGAGAGAGAGGATGACACGTTCCTCAGTTCCAGTCAAAATACGGTCATCGATGGCCTTGGCGGCCTGCACAGAGTGGCTTCCCCCAGGTGAGCTCAGACTGGTGTCTCTGTGAGGTTTCAGAGCTCAGACTGGTGTCTCTATGAGGTTTCACAGCTTAGACTGGTGTCTCTGTGAGGTTTCAGAGCTCAGACTGGTGTCTCTGTGAGGTTTCAGAGCTCAGACTGGTGTCTCTATGAGGTTTCACAGCTTAGACTGGTCTCTCTCTAGGGTCTCAGAGCTCAGACTGGTCTCTCTGTGAGGTTTCAGAGCTCAGACTGGTCTCTTTTAGCTCAAACCTCAAAACTGAGTTTACTTGTGTTCTTGTGTACTTGTGAGCGCTGATAAGTGTGAACATATTGAGTTGGTGGGACATGAGGTCACTGATGTTGCTGGTTTTAAGCGTGCGGTGGTCTGCTAACCCAGTCTCTTGATTAGAAGCTTCTGCTCTTTTCTCTGCAGGCGCACGTCAGCCTGCTGTCCAAGAGTGGGCGGACTCCAGGGGGCGCTGATGGTTCTGGGTAGAGCACCTTTAATGTTCCACTGACCGCAATTCATACCATGGTCCACAGTCTGTCAAACTGCACACTAACATCTGTGATATTAGCTTTGATATTATCTGCAGTACTCTGTAGTCGCGTGGTTCCTAAGTAAACATGCACTTAACTAAAGTTCCCATCCTTCCATATGGAGCGATTTACATCAGTGAATGTAGGTTGAGTTTGAGTGGGACTTTGTACAGTCTTCTGATTGTCTTAATTTGATGTCCTTTCTAGACGATGTAGACGATGAGGACTTGCGTAGTCTGTCCACACTGCCGATCAGAAACACACAGCCCCAACTCGGTGTTAGCAAACGGCCCATGGACCAGCAGACAGCTACTGTACGCTACAGGCACTGACACCAGCCCTGGGATGAAAAAAACTGTGATGGAAAGaataagaaaagaaaagagaatATATAACAACAAAAAGATGATCAGTTCTCTGATGTTTTATTTCAGGCCCTGAAGATGCTCATCTTTGGTTCCCCTACAAGCTGTTTTAGTGCTGAGTGGAAACAGCAGAGTTTCACCTTTTCAGGCACACCTGGTCTGAGATATGGCATCGTTCAGAAGAAGGTATAACCTGCATGCCCAAGTCTGTGTCTCGGACGAGGGGCACTGAGCATCTTACAGTGCAAACGAGCATGTCACAACAACATTACTGATCACGATCAATATCCAGCATCATAAACACATGGTTATGTGTGGAACTGCAGTTAGAAATATTCATAGTTCACTTCAGTTTTATTTTCATCTAGTGCAAATGAGCTGTTTTTAGATATTAGTAAACTCACAAAAACCCCCAAATACCATGTAAGTATGTAAATAATAAGCATTTGAGTGGTAAGACACAAGTaacaggtttgtgtgtgtgtgtgtgtgtgtgtgtgtgtgtgtgtgtgtgtgtgtagggagggcCGTGTGGGGTTCTTGCTGCTGTCCAGGCTGCTGTTCTCCAGAAACTTCTGTTTGAAGGAGGCAGCAGAGGATCAGAGGCTGAGTGAGCACCAACACCCCAACACTATTTTATGATATTTCTGCAATGCTAAGGTGCCATGTTTCGTGCATGTCCAATTGTGTtttctgtggtgtgtgagtgttacaGGTGAGGTGTGCTTAACTGCTGTGCTGAATGTGTTAGGCAGCTGCAGGTGTCGGACGCTGTGAGGACCAGGTGCCTGACTGATGCTCTGACTGAAATCCTGTGGAGGGCCGGGGACGGGAAGAAGGCAACCGTTGCCATGTAAACATCTGAGTTTCCTGAGAGGTTTTAGTACTGTAAGATGAGCAGCTCCTCACCTGTCTGTGTTCCTGCAGAAACTCAGGACGGAGGCTTTTCACACCAATGGGCCACTACAGATCCGAGGGCATTCTGGAGCTGGTGAGCTGCCTGACCCATCACACAACACTCACCTGTAGAGCTGCCTGACCCATCACACAACACTCACCTGTAGAGCTACCTGACCTCGTCACACAACACTCACCTGTAGATCTACCTGACCTCGTCACACAATACTCACCTGTAGAGCTACCTGACCTGCTCACGAGACAGAGATACTGCTCAAGAGTTGGAGAAACTGCTCAAGAGACGGAGAAACTGCTCAAAACACAGAGAAACTACTCAAGAGACAGAGAATGATAGAAAGAAGCCATGGAGGAAACAAAGTCCTGTAAAGATGGTCTatgacaggggtactcaactggcggaccgcggtccggatccggacccgaacgcagtcctgtccggacccaatctcattcctgattaactggatacggaccaaaacaaaaccgtagcatttatttcagggctattgaaaaaacactccgtcacgagtgttacgtcagacagctatttgttgtgaaacaacaaacaagttgtttacaagtagttacaatttcaagcattttaaagtactttaacctaaattccagcacttttcaaacctgaaacatatagcaacattaaaattggtcaggtaaatgttcattcccctgttttgaggggtgtttctaccacatatcgtttcggacaaaacgcctatcgtttcggagaacactgcagtgacgcccccccccccccccccccgctcaacaacttacgtttgccacccccgccgcaccggacctcaggtcacaggtatctgccaaaattggaccgcggacaaatttagttgagtacgcctggtctaTGATGTCATGGTCAGACACCTTCATGAAGAAACTTTTCTCTACTGAAAATTCTCCATTACTAACCTAGTAAACCTACTTTTTTGGACCCACACTGTCATGGTGTTGTGTTAGAACAAAACCAGTAAATAACAAAGACACAAAAGGCACTGGAACATGCACTTCCTCAAATGGTGTCCATCCATtgggttaaaaaaacaaaatgatatGGATTAAATTagaaaacagaaataaatatacttaaaaaataaaatacaacacATAAATACATTGGAGATAAATGTAACACATAAATACATTGATGGTAAAACACATCAGAAAATAATGCGCAGACATCCTGTTTATTCAGAAGCTAATGTGAACAGAATAACAGTTTCTCAGTAGTCTACAACCTCAAAGCTCTCTGGTTCCTCCTGACCTGTGGCCGTGTTGCTGTGTCTGCAGATCACCTGTGTGGAAGTGGAGAGTTTCACTGAACTCCGGCAGCAGCTTGACGATCACATCACACAGGTAACGTAGGCAGTGCAGTCCCATGTGCTCCATCAGACGCACGAACGAGACATCATCCGTCACTGCAGGCGCTGACATATTTAACCTATGAGTAAGGTTTGCATCACACGCCCAGGTCAGCCCGAGAGATGAGCAGTGATGTCACTCTGGGGGTCGTCTCTCATTAGCTGAGTTTCCTGTTTCCTGAGGTGATGGTTTATGGGGCTGTGGTTTCATTTGTGCTCTGTTCAGTTTGAGTCAGGACCCTTCGGCTGCATCCTGCTCTTCCTCTCCGCCGTCCTCTCCAGAACCATCGAAGGGTAACGCTCCACTTCCCTCACACACGCAGTGGCACTTAGATGACGCTTCTCTAGGGCCCTTCTTCTAGGGCCCTTTCTGGTTGCAGGGGAGTCATTTATTGCTTCTTTTGTGTGACAGGACGAGGGGAGACATGGACACGCCTACCTCAAGTCTCATCGGTGCTCATGGTTACTGCACGCAGGTTGGCACTCGCTGGTGCTTTGAAACACAGTTTCAGTTCATCCTCAGACACTTAACCCATTGCCTCCAACAGGGGGCGCTCACTCCACCCAAAAATCAAACTCCCACACAGACCAGTGTTTCTCAGCCCGGTCCTCGGGAGCCACAGGACGCTTGACAGGCAGTGAGAGCGCAGACAGCGCAGCAGAGCAGTAGTACGGACCTTCTGAAGGGTCCTGAGGTCTGCCTGGAGGAACATGAAGGCAAAACGTATTTTATTTATG encodes:
- the mindy4 gene encoding putative ubiquitin carboxyl-terminal hydrolase MINDY-4 isoform X1, with amino-acid sequence MAREAEEVSASLVREYLSRKGLRKTIACLDEELPRTNFSINNRSDLRRVLHLEILYKRNKSEEQPLKSMLEMMVKERMRKCGDAKTRDLEDRLTFSAEQESLIPDSPSANDTTCVRRHRDVADVHRINLSGSESGFTAQLKASPAKEPRSPKTSSSVLLSETERSACPSSSQGGVSPSVRVGLGVDRSQDGQGTRSRRLRRDILSGPVTASTQETSRGRCARKPPGSYSLLAKSECDSDGVTRLSQSVSVDVGHTESARTVPSEREDDTFLSSSQNTVIDGLGGLHRVASPRRTSACCPRVGGLQGALMVLDDVDDEDLRSLSTLPIRNTQPQLGVSKRPMDQQTATALKMLIFGSPTSCFSAEWKQQSFTFSGTPGLRYGIVQKKGGPCGVLAAVQAAVLQKLLFEGGSRGSEAEQLQVSDAVRTRCLTDALTEILWRAGDGKKATVAINSGRRLFTPMGHYRSEGILELITCVEVESFTELRQQLDDHITQFESGPFGCILLFLSAVLSRTIEGTRGDMDTPTSSLIGAHGYCTQRSVQSLRATEAVNAVCVGVTMVFIWSGTYRTRHCAEVLGQLAVLTMELVSLLLVGQAVSNVFDDEMKLDSSNGNFTLLRGVSERSNVGLLSLFEHYNICKVGSHLKTPRFPIWVVCSESHFTTLFSLCEDLTSSRWKPRPFDLFYYDGLANQLEPIRLTVYLDSAVLATDSRDMNSDLIPPLELCIRTRWPDAVVSWNETEPIL
- the mindy4 gene encoding putative ubiquitin carboxyl-terminal hydrolase MINDY-4 isoform X2 — its product is MAREAEEVSASLVREYLSRKGLRKTIACLDEELPRTNFSINNRSDLRRVLHLEILYKRNKSEEQPLKSMLEMMVKERMRKCGDAKTRDLEDRLTFSAEQESLIPDSPSANDTTCVRRHRDVADVHRINLSGSESGFTAQLKASPAKEPRSPKTSSSVLLSETERSACPSSSQGGVSPSVRVGLGVDRSQDGQGTRSRRLRRDILSGPVTASTQETSRGRCARKPPGSYSLLAKSECDSDGVTRLSQSVSVDVGHTESARTVPSEREDDTFLSSSQNTVIDGLGGLHRVASPRRTSACCPRVGGLQGALMVLDDVDDEDLRSLSTLPIRNTQPQLGVSKRPMDQQTATALKMLIFGSPTSCFSAEWKQQSFTFSGTPGLRYGIVQKKGGPCGVLAAVQAAVLQKLLFEGGSRGSEAEQLQVSDAVRTRCLTDALTEILWRAGDGKKATVAINSGRRLFTPMGHYRSEGILELITCVEVESFTELRQQLDDHITQFESGPFGCILLFLSAVLSRTIEGTRGDMDTPTSSLIGAHGYCTQELVSLLLVGQAVSNVFDDEMKLDSSNGNFTLLRGVSERSNVGLLSLFEHYNICKVGSHLKTPRFPIWVVCSESHFTTLFSLCEDLTSSRWKPRPFDLFYYDGLANQLEPIRLTVYLDSAVLATDSRDMNSDLIPPLELCIRTRWPDAVVSWNETEPIL